GGGGTTACACATTGAAGAAAGCACATTGCGCGATGACATCGAAGAATTATTGACGGAACAATTTCTAAAGAACGATTCCATTCCTCTCGGGAAATTTAAAAAAGCTGCGTTGCCTCTCCTCAAAAAACACTACTCACAATAAGAGCAAACCATCATGTCGATTATTTTAGAACCGCATTATTACTCGGGCCGGGGCAAGGATTTGAAGCCGGCGAAATGGCAGGATTTACCTGGATTCAATCCGGATGATTTAACGCATCCTAAAGATTACCTGGCCCCGCCGGATTGGCTTCCGCCGTCAATGTAGCGCTGGAATTGGGCATGCCGCTGCTGCTGACCGGTGAACCGGGTTGCGGCAAATCGCAGTTGGCATATAGCCTGGCGTGGGAACTGGATCATCCGCAAAATCCGGGCGGTTCTTGGCAAAAGCCGCATACGTTTACGGTCAAATCGGATACGCAAAGCCGCGATTTGTTTTATCATTTCGATACCTTGGGGCGGTTCCGCGCCAGCCGCCGTGATGGCGATAATGACGACCCGCGCCGTTTCTTGCGTTTTGAAGCGCTAGGTGTGGCGATTTTGCAAGCGCTCGGTCGTTCTGATCGACGAAATCGACAAAGCGCCGCGCGAGGTGCCGAACGAAATCGAACGCATGACCTTCGATATTCCCGAGCTGTTTGAAACCGGCCGCAAGAAAACCACGGTGTCGCTGCAAGATTCCAAGATGCGTCCGATCGTCATTATCACCAGCAACCGCGAGCGCGAATTGCCGGATGCGTTTCTGCGCCGTTGCGTTTACTATCATCTTGAGCTACCGGCATTCCGCAGCAAAGCGGCGGCGATGTCACCATCGAAAGCATTATCGAGCAACGCTTAAATATCAAGATTCCTAACGAAGAAGCCGTGCCGAATCCGCAGAAAAGCGCATGGGCTGCCAGCATTTCGTTTTTCCATTTTTTGCGCAACGAAGGGCAATTGGATAAGCAACCGTCGATTGCCGAATTGCTGAACTGGATGCAATTGCTGCAAAAACGCAGCCAACGGCTGAACGAAACGCCGCACCTGACCAACGCCGCATGGCTGGAGGTATTTACCGCCAGTGCTGCCGTTACCCTGCTGAAACACAAGGAAGATCAGGATCGCATTCACGCATTGATCGGACGCTGAAAAGATCAACCGGCATCTTGAACCGGCCAACGCCGTGAATACTGCCAGACTCTATTCCCGCATCGACGAGCTGGGCGCGTTACTGCGCGCCGCAGGCATGGCGCATGGCGCATGGCGTTGACGTGTGGCTGTCGGTCGCTCGCTTACTTAAGCAATTGGAAGAGCGGGGCAAGCTGCCCAAAGATGAAAAAGATTTAGCTCCGCTGCTCGGGCCGTTGTTTTGCCGCAACCCGGAAGAGCAAGCGCGATTCCCGGTATTGTTCGAACAATGGTTGAACCCTGAAACGCAATCGGTGTTGGAAACGGTGAACCGCACCGCCGCGCCGGGCCGCGATGCTTTGCTGGCAGCGCAAGCTGCCGTGCAAAAAACGCAGAAACATTGGGTCATGGGCGGTATTGTAGTGTTCGTCTGCCTGCTGGCTGTGCTGATTGTCAATTGGTCGGATTGGTTCCGGCCAAAACCGGTTGAAGTTCCTGCCAAAGTAGAACCACCGAAGCCAGTACAAACGACACCGCCAATCGTGCGCCGTAAGCCGCAACCGGGCACGGCCACCGTTGTCATTGTTGATCGTGTTGAACCGCGTCCGCAACCGCAACCGGATTACGTCCAGCAAGATTGGCAGCACGTTGTGCGCAATGTCGGCTGGGTGTTATTTGCTTTGCCGTGGTTGCCGGTGCTCGGATTTCTGGCTTGGCGCTACCGGCGCAATGTCGTATTGCAGCGGCAAGGCGAATCTGCCGACGATTTGCTGCGTCATTTTCATTTCGATCGCGTGCTGCAACCATTTTTCGGCGGCGCTCAGTCCGAACGGGCATTACGCGAATTGCACGCCGCGCGGTTGGAACCGACGCAGCGGCTGCATGTTTCCGCCACGGTCGATGCCACCGCGCGCAACGGCGGTTATTTTCAGCCGGTTTACCGTAATCGCCGCATTGCGCCGGAACATGTGTTGCTGGTGCGCAGCCAGGGTCGCGGCGATCAACAAGCGGCGCTGGCGGAGGAATTGGAAAAACGCTTCAAGGCATTGGGCTTGTCGATCAAAACCTACCGTTTTCGTGACGATCCGCGCTGGCTGGTGCAATGGGGCGATGACAACGGCCAGGCGAAATACTACCAATTGCATCAACTGGCTGCGCGACATGAAGGCGCGCGCTTGCTGATCGTCAGCGAAACGGCAATTCTGTTTCATCCGTATAGTGGCGAGATCCGCTCCTGGCTCGATGATTTTACCCCGTGGCGCGACAAGGTGTGGCTGCAACCGCGCGATGCCAGTAATGCGCACGCCGCATTGCTGGCGCAGCACCGATTTCTGATGTTGCCGCTGATGCAAGACAATCTGCCGCAACTGGTCGAACACCTGACCAAACCGCAGCCGCAGAAATTGTTGCCGCGATTGCCGCAGACTTTGCCGCTGCTGCTGCGGCAACTGGAACAATTCCTCGGTACCAACGGTTTACGGCTGCTGTGCGCCGTAGCAATCTATCCAAAACCGCATTGGTCATTGACGCAGGCGCTCGATTATTTGCTGTTTGGTGGTTTGAATACGCCAACACTGACCGCCGATCCACCGCAACGGCGCGAGCAGCGGCTGGCGCGTTTGAGCCGATTGCCGTGGTTGACGCATGCCTACTTGCCGGATTGGTTGCGCGAATTGCTGTTGCTCGGTATGGATCGCCATGAGCGTGTGCAAGTGACGGAAGTGTGGCAGCGCTTGTTCCATCAGCACACCGGCCGGGACAGTCCGCAATCGCTCAGTCTCGAAGTGAGAAGCCCGTCCAAGCTGCAACTGCAAGTCAAGTTCGACGACTGGCGCGCCATTTCCAAGGATACTGCGATCAATGATCCGATTTTCGCCAATATCCTGCGCGGCGGCAAGCTGGGGTTGCTCGATTTCCGCATCCCGCAAGCCCTGGCCAAGCTGCTGCCGCAAAACAATCAATCGCTGTTATTACGTCCGGGAGTGATCGCCTTGCTGTGGGCATTGCTCGCGAGCGGAACGCTCACTGCGGCATGGCATTACGCCGGTCAGCACGCATTCATCGACTATCAGCGCAACCAACAGATGCAGCACAATATGCAGTGGCCGGTAACGCTCAGCCATCACTCGGATACGCAAGCGTTGATGACGGCATTGCAAACTAAACAACCACCGGCTTTAGCCGGTGGTTGTTTAGTGCTATTGCTGGCGATGGCCGTTTGTCCAACGATTTTTGCGCAAAGCAAACCGGCGGAAGAACCTGCCACAACAGCAATCGAGATCAAATCGCGCGGCAAGCTGACCGCCGAGAAAAAAAACAGAGTCAGGCATTGGCGCAAACCTGCCGTACCGAAGCTGGGCAAGCGCCAACGATGGTGGTGATTAAGCCGGGCCAATTTCAGATGGGATCAGCAGACGGTGATGCCGATGAGCAGCCGGTGCATGCGGTGACAATCCCGAAACCATTTGCCATCAGCCGTTGCGAGATTACCGTCGGGCAATTCCGGCAGTTTGTTGAGGATGCACACTACCAAACCACGGCTGAAAAAAGCGGCAAAGGCTGTAATATTTGGAATGTTGAGAGAAAAGAAGCAGAACAATTGCCGGATCGAAATTGGAAAAATCCTGGTTTCAAGCAAAGCGATGATCATCCGGTGGTGTGCGTGTCATGGGACGATGCGCAAGCGTATGTGAAATGGCTGTCGCATCGCACCGGCGCAGCGTATCGCTTGCCAACGGAGGCCGAATGGGAATACGCCACCGCAACAGCACGCTATTATCAAGATGACCTGCAGTGCGATTACGCCAATGGTTTAGGTCAGGAAGGAAAGTCTATTGCCGATTCTGTCTGGGTATTGGCGGAGTGTTCCGATGACCATGTTTACACCGCGCCGGTGGCAAGTTACGCCGAAAATCATTTCGGGTTATTCGACATGCTGGGTAACGTCTGGGAATGGAAGCAGGACTGTTGGCATGGCAATTACAACAACGGACCGGGTGACGGTTCGGCATGGCTGGAAAAAGACAGCGGCGATTGTGGCCGCCGGGTGGTTCGCGGCGGTTCGTGGATCATCTTCAGGCCTCAGCTCGTGCGGTCGGCTAACCGGGTCAGGAACGGCGCCGGTGAGGCCTACAGCTACCAGGGTTTTCGGATCGCCAGGGATTTTTGATCTTTGTTCTTTGTGCTTTTGTTCTTTGCGGGGTGCAGGGGCGTAGCCCCTGCGGTTTTTTGGGGGTGTAGGGTTAACCCAGCAGGCGGGCTTTTTTTCGTTGCGCCTTGAGAACAGTGACTGCTTTTTTATCGAATGACACAAATTCCGTGCCTCCAAGGCTCGCGCCTGAAAAAGCGATGATGCCATCGGCAAAATCCCCGCCTTGTTCAAATACTGTCAGCCCCAGTTCAATGGCCGGCATATCGCACACTACATTTTTGCTCCGGATCAACAAGCGGATAGCCTTTACGATATCGGCATCGGTGAATTGATAAGCACGTTGGAGTACCCAGACAAATTCACACAGTGTGGTCGATGAAACCGCAATCCGGTGCGCTTTGCGTAGCACGTCAGCGGCAAGCTGCGCTTGTTGCGCGTCATCCTGGACGCAGGCACGCACCAGCACGTTGGTGTCCGCTGTGATATTCACCGGCGGGCAGCCCAGCTCTGCGCGATGATCTCGTTCATGTCATCGATGCTGACCACGGGCGTATCGGGTTTATGCAAACAGGCAATAAAATCGCTCACATTGCCATCTTGGATATGGCTGCCGATGGTTAACGTGCCATCGGGCAATTTATGTACTTCCACTTGCTGACCGGGCGCCACCCCAAGGTGCTTGAGCAAATCCTGCCGCAATGTGATTTGCCCTTTTGCGGTTACAGTTAATGTTGGCATTAGACACTTCCCCTTCGTATAAAGTAAGGAAATTATGCCTTACCAATCCGGCAAATACAATGACGGATTTAATGGATCTTAGAAAACCGGTGGATGGCGCTGCGCTTATCGACCCTACTCAGTTCACAGTTGAACCGGGATGTGAATCTAATCTCAATCAGTGCTCGCTACTGATTTCAGAGGTTTCTTGTTGCCGGTCACTGTCAAAATAGCGTTGTTTGATCCGCTCGACATATTGCACGAGATTTTGCTTGGCAAGGCCGTGTTCTTTCAGCGGTGATTCAATCGGGCAGCCGATGATGTTGATCAGCAATCCGAACGCCGAGGCATCGAGGGTGGTGGGTTTGCCGCCGAAGAAATAGGGCTGATCGCCCAGCGATACCGCCAATGCATCGATATCTTGTTTGCCGAGGGCAAAAATTTCTTGCGGCTGGTGGCGGCCGGTACCGTGTCCGTAAATTTGCCGCTGGATTTTTTTGCGCGTGCGGCTGGCGGCAATATCGCGAATGATCGGCGGTAACGATCCGAATATCGCTTGTTTGTTGATTTGCCAATTTTCTTCGGTGTACTGCCAGCGCGAATACAATGCCGCCCAAAACAAATGTTCTTCCAATAAGCGCTGCAATGCGGTCGATGATGCGAGCTCGACAGCGGATAATTCCCGATCCAAATCGATGTAATGCGTTTTCAGATAATCGACGATAAAGCGCGAATCCCCGATTGCGGCGCCATTGTCCTCGATATACGGCAATTTGCCTTTGGGTGCGCCGAGCGGCAGCGACGGCTTGAGTTCGTAGGGGATTCCGGCCATGCGCAAGTAGGTTTCGACTTTGCAGCAAAACGGACTTAAATTCGGGATGTCCCAGGTGCGTCTGAATTGATAGAGTTTGAGCATGCTTACGATCCTTTTTGATTATTACTTGTTGAGTGCAAGCGACTTTACCTTTTTTGCTTGCGAATTGCAAGTGTATGGTTTACAGTGCATGTATCTCTTTTTACGATACGAAGACCGATGACCGGCGAATTGGATAAATCAGATTTTGAACGATCGTGTTGCCCGGTTGCTTGCGCGCTGGACCAGCTCGGCGATAAATGGACATTGTTGATTATCCGCGATTTATTGTTGGGAAAGAAACGTTACCAGGAATTTCTGGCATCACCCGAGCGGATCGCGACCAATATTCTGGCTGACCGATTGAAGAAACTGGAAGCGAAGGGATTTGTGGTGCAACGCGCTTATCAGCAAAATCCGGTGCGCTATGAATATGCGCTATCCAAGAAGGGAGAGGATCTGGGGCCGGTTCTGCAGGCATTAGCGGCTTGGGGTAAAGCCTATTATCCGGGCAGCAAGGTTTTTGAAGCGGCCAAACCGGAAC
This is a stretch of genomic DNA from Nitrosomonas sp. sh817. It encodes these proteins:
- a CDS encoding AAA family ATPase, producing MASAVNVALELGMPLLLTGEPGCGKSQLAYSLAWELDHPQNPGGSWQKPHTFTVKSDTQSRDLFYHFDTLGRFRASRRDGDNDDPRRFLRFEALGVAILQALGRSDRRNRQSAARGAERNRTHDLRYSRAV
- a CDS encoding formylglycine-generating enzyme family protein, with the translated sequence MVVIKPGQFQMGSADGDADEQPVHAVTIPKPFAISRCEITVGQFRQFVEDAHYQTTAEKSGKGCNIWNVERKEAEQLPDRNWKNPGFKQSDDHPVVCVSWDDAQAYVKWLSHRTGAAYRLPTEAEWEYATATARYYQDDLQCDYANGLGQEGKSIADSVWVLAECSDDHVYTAPVASYAENHFGLFDMLGNVWEWKQDCWHGNYNNGPGDGSAWLEKDSGDCGRRVVRGGSWIIFRPQLVRSANRVRNGAGEAYSYQGFRIARDF
- a CDS encoding type II toxin-antitoxin system VapC family toxin; this encodes MNITADTNVLVRACVQDDAQQAQLAADVLRKAHRIAVSSTTLCEFVWVLQRAYQFTDADIVKAIRLLIRSKNVVCDMPAIELGLTVFEQGGDFADGIIAFSGASLGGTEFVSFDKKAVTVLKAQRKKARLLG
- a CDS encoding AbrB/MazE/SpoVT family DNA-binding domain-containing protein: MPTLTVTAKGQITLRQDLLKHLGVAPGQQVEVHKLPDGTLTIGSHIQDGNVSDFIACLHKPDTPVVSIDDMNEIIAQSWAARR
- a CDS encoding glutathione S-transferase family protein, with amino-acid sequence MLKLYQFRRTWDIPNLSPFCCKVETYLRMAGIPYELKPSLPLGAPKGKLPYIEDNGAAIGDSRFIVDYLKTHYIDLDRELSAVELASSTALQRLLEEHLFWAALYSRWQYTEENWQINKQAIFGSLPPIIRDIAASRTRKKIQRQIYGHGTGRHQPQEIFALGKQDIDALAVSLGDQPYFFGGKPTTLDASAFGLLINIIGCPIESPLKEHGLAKQNLVQYVERIKQRYFDSDRQQETSEISSEH
- a CDS encoding helix-turn-helix domain-containing protein, which gives rise to MTGELDKSDFERSCCPVACALDQLGDKWTLLIIRDLLLGKKRYQEFLASPERIATNILADRLKKLEAKGFVVQRAYQQNPVRYEYALSKKGEDLGPVLQALAAWGKAYYPGSKVFEAAKPEPANE